Proteins co-encoded in one Fervidobacterium gondwanense DSM 13020 genomic window:
- a CDS encoding lactate utilization protein: protein MRVELYNWRYESLAEQLSKEMKKRYFDVFIARSKEELLETVKSIIPEGASVSNGGSLTLAETGVLNLLRSGNYVYYDRASAQTIQERKEIELKSFTVDYYLSSANAITNDGKLVFLDGNGNRVAAVLYGPRNVVIIASVNKVVEDVENARRRLQFISPMNSKRLNLETPCIKTGYCVDCSNKQRICNYFVVVETSARQPGRIKVVLTTFESGL from the coding sequence ATGAGAGTTGAGCTTTATAACTGGCGCTATGAAAGTCTTGCCGAACAATTGTCTAAAGAAATGAAGAAAAGATACTTTGATGTATTTATTGCCCGCTCAAAGGAAGAATTACTTGAGACGGTAAAGAGTATAATTCCTGAGGGTGCTTCTGTTTCTAATGGTGGTTCTTTGACTTTAGCAGAAACCGGAGTCTTGAATTTATTGCGTAGTGGAAACTATGTATATTATGATAGAGCTTCAGCGCAAACTATACAAGAAAGAAAAGAAATTGAATTAAAGTCTTTCACCGTTGATTATTATCTTTCCAGTGCAAACGCCATAACAAATGACGGAAAGCTTGTATTTTTGGATGGAAATGGTAACAGAGTCGCAGCAGTTTTGTATGGTCCAAGAAATGTTGTGATTATTGCAAGTGTTAATAAGGTTGTTGAGGATGTTGAAAATGCACGTCGAAGACTACAGTTTATATCGCCTATGAATTCCAAGAGATTGAACTTGGAGACTCCATGTATAAAGACCGGCTACTGCGTAGATTGTAGCAACAAGCAAAGAATTTGCAACTACTTTGTGGTAGTGGAAACGTCGGCTCGACAACCTGGGCGAATAAAAGTTGTACTCACAACATTCGAAAGTGGTTTATAG
- a CDS encoding adenosylcobalamin-dependent ribonucleoside-diphosphate reductase produces the protein MYSALSKFIDYWKDVEPSKNAYKILSERYFLKTPEGEYLETRWEHVCRRVARIIATSELVNNPKLKEKAEVEQLDEVKAWEELFYNFLVSRIFIPNSPTLFNAGMGVRHELLWKPIEQMTLEDYWEIYKSRNHLHMLSACFVVPVEDSIEGIFEAVKEYALITKAGGGIGSNFSRLRPKGSFVAGTHGQASGPVSFMHVFNSAVGVVEQGYRRRGALMGILNIDHPDIEEFITAKEGNDGEKVLKFFNISVGIPMDRQELLKLYMEDGEIELRHPKCKESKKIKVRELINKMAKNAWKTGDPGLAFLGEMNKYYAMYPEMAIESTNPCGEIGLAPYEACNLGSIDVAKFFKDGEFNWEAFGEATRLAVRFLDNVIDVNVFPLEKIAKAVADSRRIGLGIMGFADLLYLLDIPYDSPEGRQFAADMTAYMAIHGHSESNRLAQEKGNFPAFEKSRYYREDNFAPFAMGMSKFDDELKQVLAESKHGKRNVAVLTIAPTGSISNIADTSSGLEPNFLLAYVRYMNKHDGGKEALFYVNKVLESKLKPEILEKIKERLVESGSLKGFEEVPENIKRVFVTAMDIAPMDHLLMQDAFQRYVDNNISKTINMPNSATEEDVLNIYLEAMKLNIRGLTIYRDGSLQTQVLTSAKNLKTKDAPKVQFFVLDDKHKLRPKPRKETLRSVTRKFKSDTGTTYITVSFDDNGEAVEIFLSNGTELAEAIGRLSSIALRAGVSAEEILEQLRKVKGSYTPALAKEIKNAVDDFVDLWGETPAEGFDTFTIDGTAKTAEEIEKFVTANGLQWSEGYYIDADGNTYCPSCLSKNSIIKQEGCTSCRKCGWSKCS, from the coding sequence ATGTACTCAGCTTTATCGAAGTTCATCGATTATTGGAAGGATGTTGAGCCTTCGAAGAATGCATACAAAATATTGAGTGAAAGATACTTTCTTAAGACACCGGAAGGCGAGTACTTGGAAACACGATGGGAACACGTATGTCGCAGAGTTGCTCGCATTATCGCAACTTCAGAATTGGTTAATAACCCAAAACTTAAGGAGAAGGCAGAAGTTGAGCAGTTAGATGAAGTCAAAGCATGGGAAGAATTGTTCTACAATTTCTTAGTCTCGAGGATTTTCATACCAAATAGTCCTACTCTTTTCAATGCCGGTATGGGTGTTAGACATGAACTGTTGTGGAAACCAATAGAACAGATGACTTTGGAAGATTATTGGGAAATTTACAAGTCAAGGAACCATCTCCACATGTTATCAGCTTGTTTTGTAGTTCCAGTTGAAGACAGTATTGAAGGAATATTCGAAGCAGTTAAAGAATATGCACTTATAACCAAGGCTGGTGGAGGTATCGGAAGTAATTTTTCCAGGTTGAGACCAAAAGGAAGCTTTGTGGCTGGTACGCACGGTCAGGCAAGTGGTCCTGTATCTTTTATGCATGTGTTCAACTCAGCAGTTGGCGTTGTTGAACAAGGTTACAGAAGACGCGGTGCGTTAATGGGAATACTCAATATAGATCATCCTGATATAGAAGAGTTCATAACCGCAAAAGAGGGAAACGACGGGGAAAAGGTGCTTAAGTTCTTCAATATCTCAGTTGGCATTCCAATGGATAGGCAAGAACTGTTGAAATTGTACATGGAAGACGGAGAAATTGAACTACGACATCCAAAGTGTAAAGAATCAAAAAAGATTAAAGTTCGAGAGCTGATAAATAAGATGGCCAAAAATGCTTGGAAAACAGGCGATCCAGGACTCGCATTCCTCGGCGAGATGAATAAGTATTATGCCATGTACCCAGAGATGGCAATTGAAAGTACGAACCCGTGCGGTGAAATTGGGCTTGCACCTTACGAAGCTTGTAACCTTGGTTCTATTGACGTCGCTAAGTTTTTTAAGGACGGAGAATTCAACTGGGAAGCTTTCGGCGAAGCTACACGCTTAGCTGTTAGGTTCTTGGACAATGTTATAGACGTCAATGTATTCCCACTTGAGAAAATTGCAAAAGCTGTAGCAGATAGCAGAAGAATCGGACTTGGAATAATGGGATTTGCAGATTTGTTGTATTTGCTTGATATACCTTACGATTCGCCAGAAGGAAGACAATTTGCAGCTGATATGACTGCATATATGGCCATTCATGGACATTCGGAGTCAAACAGATTAGCACAAGAGAAGGGTAACTTCCCCGCATTTGAAAAGAGTAGGTATTACAGAGAGGACAATTTTGCACCGTTTGCTATGGGAATGAGTAAATTTGATGATGAATTGAAACAAGTTCTTGCTGAGTCAAAGCATGGTAAGAGAAATGTGGCAGTTCTTACGATAGCCCCAACAGGTTCAATTTCTAACATTGCAGACACAAGCAGTGGTCTGGAACCGAATTTCCTTTTGGCTTACGTAAGGTACATGAATAAACATGATGGTGGAAAAGAAGCGTTGTTCTACGTGAACAAGGTTCTTGAATCCAAGCTCAAACCCGAAATTCTTGAGAAGATTAAGGAAAGACTTGTAGAAAGCGGTTCCTTAAAAGGCTTTGAGGAAGTTCCAGAAAATATTAAAAGAGTTTTCGTTACAGCGATGGATATAGCACCAATGGATCACTTGCTCATGCAAGACGCGTTCCAAAGATATGTTGATAATAATATCTCCAAGACAATTAATATGCCGAACAGCGCAACTGAAGAAGACGTACTCAACATTTACCTTGAAGCAATGAAATTAAATATCAGAGGTCTCACGATCTATAGAGATGGTTCGTTGCAAACACAGGTACTTACTTCAGCAAAGAATTTGAAGACGAAAGACGCACCAAAGGTTCAATTCTTCGTTCTTGATGATAAACATAAATTGAGACCGAAGCCAAGAAAGGAAACGCTAAGAAGCGTTACAAGAAAGTTCAAATCCGATACTGGTACAACATACATAACAGTTAGTTTCGATGATAACGGAGAGGCTGTTGAAATATTCCTATCTAATGGTACGGAACTTGCAGAAGCAATTGGTAGGCTCAGCTCAATAGCTCTGCGTGCCGGAGTCTCCGCCGAGGAAATTTTGGAGCAACTGCGGAAGGTAAAAGGTAGCTATACACCAGCTTTGGCAAAAGAGATTAAGAATGCGGTTGACGACTTTGTAGATCTGTGGGGAGAGACCCCTGCAGAAGGCTTTGATACATTTACCATAGATGGAACTGCAAAGACTGCCGAAGAAATAGAGAAATTTGTAACTGCAAATGGTCTGCAGTGGAGTGAGGGATACTACATAGATGCAGACGGTAATACCTACTGTCCATCTTGTCTCTCAAAGAACAGCATTATCAAACAGGAAGGATGTACAAGTTGTAGAAAATGTGGATGGAGTAAATGCAGCTAA
- a CDS encoding class II glutamine amidotransferase translates to MCRMAAFSSNEYVEVGKIIINVSEMAKSGKSAPHDDGYGFVLFTKERKLEYKSVVAIFEDDFWKSVVEGFKASAGIVHARKASENLDKTKLQLHPFHISGKYLAHNGTVYNANIENDFRSDTYDFFLNIFSFDNFEALIDNVRRYVTNHKYSGLNFLLYDEIEDSLYVGCIYSRSPDYFTLYYDQNEAGFVVYSENVNGDLTPMENGEILKVSNGKVTQKGRVF, encoded by the coding sequence ATGTGCAGAATGGCAGCATTTTCCTCTAATGAATACGTTGAAGTTGGAAAGATAATAATCAACGTTTCTGAAATGGCAAAGAGTGGTAAGAGTGCACCACATGATGATGGGTACGGTTTTGTTCTATTCACAAAAGAACGCAAGCTGGAATATAAATCAGTAGTTGCTATCTTCGAAGATGATTTCTGGAAAAGTGTAGTTGAAGGCTTTAAAGCTTCAGCGGGAATAGTTCACGCCCGTAAGGCTTCCGAAAATTTGGATAAGACAAAATTACAGCTCCATCCATTTCACATAAGCGGTAAATATCTGGCTCACAATGGTACTGTGTACAATGCGAATATAGAAAATGATTTTCGAAGCGATACATATGACTTTTTTCTTAATATATTCTCTTTTGATAATTTCGAAGCATTAATTGATAATGTTAGAAGATATGTAACCAACCACAAGTATAGCGGTTTGAATTTTCTACTTTATGATGAGATAGAAGATAGTCTTTACGTAGGTTGTATATATTCAAGATCTCCGGACTATTTCACTTTATATTACGATCAAAACGAAGCTGGTTTTGTTGTTTACTCTGAGAATGTGAATGGCGACCTAACACCGATGGAAAATGGCGAGATACTTAAGGTAAGTAATGGCAAGGTAACCCAAAAAGGGAGGGTATTTTAG
- a CDS encoding beta-galactosidase has product MDIYGAAYYPEHWDEKFWNVHIKVMKEYGIEWVRIGEFMWSVIEPEDGKFDFSVLDKAINILKANDIKVILGTPTATPPAWLTKKYPEMLPVDWHGQVRGFGSRRHYSVNSKPYKDYALRITEKYASRYGDEIDAWQVDNEFGCHGTTYSFANADLEKFRVWLKEKYGNIENLNKAWGTVFWSQNYNDWNEIVFPINTPTFENPHQMLDIYRFMSDSNIEFLKEQVDIIRKHSKKPITHNFMIDFMDLNYRKMAEYIDFVSWDNYIATKDYDPLRQSANHSLMRSIKHKPFLVIEQQPGRVNWRVTNENFDPEYLGMWTKQAYLDGAFGVMPFRFDQIRFGAEQYHGGLLDYAGRPSKRLEAFSKVKNETSGMIEQLKEIAIYFDYENEWIHRISHVNRNFKYWDAVVEIYKAVKNLGYNAEFVFSDDEIDEYKVMIVPYAKYIPEEFSSKLKRFKGPVFVTAMSALKDQNNWIRERIPHNLIDELGLEVVDFGAIDKENGAIMSQNVDVYYWKEEIDIIDSKVIGIFSDCSPMVTQKNNWYYIGTVLDENGWKIVLSDVLKSRVVGRDFEIAKTIDGYVILNLKKDINVVYLNGEKVELKPFECKKL; this is encoded by the coding sequence ATGGACATCTATGGAGCCGCATATTATCCGGAGCACTGGGATGAAAAGTTTTGGAATGTTCATATCAAGGTTATGAAAGAGTATGGCATTGAGTGGGTTAGAATCGGTGAGTTTATGTGGAGCGTCATAGAACCTGAGGACGGGAAATTCGATTTTTCTGTTCTTGACAAGGCGATCAATATACTGAAAGCAAATGATATCAAGGTGATTCTTGGCACACCAACAGCAACTCCACCCGCTTGGTTAACAAAAAAGTACCCAGAGATGCTTCCTGTTGACTGGCACGGACAAGTTCGTGGATTTGGGAGTAGGAGGCATTATTCAGTTAATTCTAAACCTTATAAAGATTACGCACTGAGAATAACAGAAAAATATGCTTCAAGATACGGTGATGAAATCGATGCTTGGCAGGTTGATAATGAATTTGGATGCCACGGTACAACTTACAGCTTTGCAAATGCTGATCTCGAGAAGTTTCGCGTGTGGCTGAAAGAAAAGTACGGAAATATCGAAAATTTGAACAAAGCATGGGGGACAGTCTTCTGGAGTCAGAACTACAATGATTGGAACGAAATAGTCTTTCCAATTAATACGCCAACGTTTGAAAATCCTCACCAAATGCTTGATATATACAGGTTTATGTCAGACAGCAATATAGAGTTCCTAAAAGAACAAGTTGATATCATTAGGAAACATTCTAAGAAACCCATTACACATAATTTCATGATCGACTTCATGGATTTAAATTACAGAAAGATGGCTGAATACATTGATTTTGTTTCATGGGATAATTACATAGCAACAAAGGACTATGATCCGTTACGCCAATCGGCAAATCATTCTTTGATGCGTTCTATCAAACACAAGCCGTTCTTGGTGATAGAGCAACAACCTGGTCGCGTTAATTGGCGCGTGACTAATGAGAATTTTGATCCCGAATACTTGGGAATGTGGACAAAACAGGCTTACTTGGATGGTGCTTTTGGAGTTATGCCATTTAGATTTGACCAGATTAGATTTGGAGCAGAACAGTACCACGGTGGGCTTCTCGATTATGCAGGACGTCCGTCGAAGAGATTGGAAGCATTTTCAAAAGTTAAAAATGAGACATCTGGTATGATTGAGCAGTTAAAGGAGATTGCAATATATTTCGATTACGAGAATGAGTGGATTCATAGGATAAGCCATGTGAATAGGAATTTTAAATACTGGGATGCAGTGGTTGAGATTTACAAGGCAGTTAAGAATTTGGGTTATAATGCCGAATTTGTGTTCAGCGACGATGAGATAGATGAATACAAAGTGATGATCGTGCCATACGCCAAATATATACCAGAGGAATTTTCCAGCAAACTAAAGCGTTTCAAAGGTCCTGTTTTCGTGACGGCTATGTCAGCATTGAAAGATCAAAACAACTGGATAAGAGAAAGGATACCTCATAATCTCATAGATGAACTGGGGTTAGAAGTGGTGGATTTCGGCGCTATCGATAAAGAGAATGGAGCTATAATGTCACAGAATGTCGATGTTTATTACTGGAAGGAAGAGATAGACATAATTGATTCAAAGGTCATAGGCATTTTTAGTGATTGTTCACCGATGGTTACACAGAAAAACAATTGGTATTACATAGGTACGGTATTGGATGAGAATGGTTGGAAGATAGTTTTGTCCGATGTTTTAAAATCCAGAGTTGTAGGCAGAGATTTTGAAATTGCCAAAACAATAGATGGTTATGTAATATTGAATCTAAAGAAAGACATTAATGTTGTATACTTGAATGGTGAGAAAGTAGAATTAAAACCATTTGAATGTAAAAAGCTATAG
- a CDS encoding redox-sensing transcriptional repressor Rex, with protein MKIPKPTVKRLGLYYRCLSRYKEEGVNFVSSQDIAERLNIKPSQVRKDLSYFGNFGKRGLGYSVNKLLGEIAFIIGVNKEWNVAIIGAGNLGSALANYPGLLKHKFNVVAIFDNDREKVGKKIGGITVTHISDLKEMVQEKNIEIAVIAVPESAAQYVAEQVEDSGVKGIVNFSPIKLRVNIPVEDVDITLSFETLAYTIIMGDNAFILEDDE; from the coding sequence ATGAAAATACCAAAACCGACGGTGAAACGTCTCGGACTTTACTATCGTTGCTTATCAAGATATAAAGAAGAAGGTGTTAACTTTGTTTCTTCGCAGGACATTGCAGAAAGATTGAATATAAAGCCAAGTCAAGTACGTAAAGACCTGTCGTATTTCGGTAACTTTGGCAAACGCGGACTTGGTTATAGCGTTAACAAGCTTCTTGGTGAGATAGCGTTTATAATAGGCGTCAACAAAGAGTGGAATGTTGCAATAATAGGTGCCGGAAATCTGGGAAGTGCGCTGGCGAATTATCCGGGGCTTTTAAAACATAAGTTCAATGTTGTTGCTATATTCGATAACGATAGAGAGAAAGTTGGGAAGAAAATAGGTGGTATAACTGTAACGCACATAAGCGATCTCAAAGAGATGGTTCAGGAGAAGAACATAGAAATTGCTGTTATAGCAGTTCCGGAGAGCGCTGCTCAGTATGTGGCGGAACAGGTTGAAGATTCGGGAGTTAAGGGTATTGTCAATTTTTCACCTATTAAACTGAGAGTGAATATACCTGTTGAAGATGTGGATATAACTTTATCATTTGAAACATTAGCCTATACTATAATAATGGGAGATAATGCATTTATTTTGGAAGACGATGAATGA
- a CDS encoding sensor domain-containing diguanylate cyclase — protein sequence MRGYFSYYMKSSSYSLAFFLSLLLLFRWSIAADGILIEQWQVLRDSNQVFQSEIVDGRFYRVIKKPSTVRLRAILDSKKLKNNTNQPLYIYIPQIDTSYFAVYLDGQIIGSFGFENERTAHVWYQPFIFKLPEKIAVDSNIEFLISGVYEIGIDFPVTIINETQKSKYAVLYFLTSLALPIATGLALTLSVILYSIAMNLSNNKKEIYRHLAIASFFATVWLFDLFAFPTMGSVTTFLILRKIFVASGYLGFAALLYAIDKEVSSSLSKTGKVMVATNFIGAASLLFSPSNYLLKEISNNVALLLLANAVYLFFKSLKMYSRVLMGFIMFFIYAVLHDGISMFFSTGTKLLSGFGIASMFAGFAYTLVQEYKQMVVQITMSHIKSITDPLTNAYNRGALSGIVFSPDDAFVYIDMDRFKEINDKHGHDTGDEILKLLVSTIKRNIRSNDMVVRMGGDEFLVVLRSCPVNKAQEIFEKISKEFYLSHILHPKFSYGIVQYQFNLEKTIRVVDDLMYKMKESRR from the coding sequence TTGAGAGGTTATTTTTCTTATTATATGAAGAGCAGTTCATACTCTTTAGCTTTTTTTCTTTCCCTATTGTTACTTTTTAGATGGTCTATAGCAGCAGATGGAATCCTAATAGAACAGTGGCAAGTTCTTAGGGATAGCAATCAAGTTTTCCAAAGTGAAATAGTCGATGGTAGGTTTTACAGGGTTATCAAGAAACCCTCAACCGTAAGATTAAGAGCTATTTTAGATAGTAAGAAGCTCAAGAATAATACTAACCAACCACTTTATATTTACATACCTCAAATTGACACATCTTATTTTGCTGTTTATCTTGACGGACAAATCATTGGAAGTTTTGGATTTGAAAATGAACGTACGGCACATGTGTGGTATCAACCCTTTATCTTCAAGCTTCCTGAAAAAATTGCAGTGGATTCCAACATAGAATTTCTAATTTCTGGTGTTTATGAGATTGGCATCGACTTCCCAGTTACTATTATAAATGAAACACAGAAATCGAAGTATGCTGTGTTGTACTTTTTGACAAGCTTAGCTCTTCCCATTGCTACAGGTCTAGCTCTCACGTTATCGGTTATCTTATATTCCATCGCAATGAACCTATCTAATAACAAAAAGGAGATTTACAGACATTTAGCAATTGCAAGCTTTTTCGCAACCGTGTGGCTATTTGATTTATTTGCATTTCCAACGATGGGTTCTGTTACCACTTTTCTTATACTGAGAAAGATCTTTGTTGCTTCAGGATACCTCGGTTTTGCCGCGTTGCTATATGCAATCGACAAAGAAGTATCAAGCTCTCTTTCTAAGACTGGTAAAGTTATGGTGGCGACAAATTTCATCGGTGCTGCTTCTTTGCTATTTTCACCTTCGAATTATTTGCTCAAGGAAATTTCAAATAATGTTGCATTGCTACTTTTAGCCAACGCAGTTTATCTGTTCTTTAAATCATTGAAGATGTATTCAAGAGTTTTGATGGGTTTCATAATGTTTTTCATTTATGCGGTTTTACACGATGGAATTTCTATGTTCTTCTCAACGGGAACTAAGCTACTTTCGGGATTTGGTATAGCTTCAATGTTTGCTGGTTTTGCCTATACTCTGGTTCAGGAATATAAGCAAATGGTTGTTCAAATAACGATGTCACATATAAAGAGCATTACTGACCCACTTACTAATGCTTACAACAGAGGCGCATTAAGTGGGATAGTGTTCAGTCCAGATGATGCTTTCGTATATATTGATATGGATAGGTTTAAGGAAATAAACGACAAGCACGGTCATGACACTGGAGATGAAATCCTCAAGTTGCTTGTAAGTACTATAAAGAGGAATATAAGATCAAACGATATGGTCGTGCGAATGGGAGGAGACGAATTCTTAGTAGTTCTGAGAAGTTGCCCTGTTAATAAAGCACAAGAAATATTTGAAAAAATATCTAAAGAGTTTTATTTATCCCATATTCTCCATCCAAAATTTTCTTACGGAATCGTACAATATCAATTTAATCTTGAGAAAACTATAAGAGTTGTAGATGATTTAATGTATAAGATGAAAGAATCAAGAAGATGA
- a CDS encoding MFS transporter: protein MNPYRALRNKYYRNFWVVQSISLIGTWIDTTLRGWVAVNMFAENKASGFIGLIAFLKGFPSVFFSPVAGVLIDWFGPKNILLYSQVIDAVNAFIMAYLVWKGLLSPYVLLALSLAMGITSKFYLPSRNTFISNIVPKELLPNALALHSMIFNVARMIGPTIAGFIVKSYGLQVGFIVNAISFVPLIVVLFFIPDNYSSSSNVSFKRFFLDLRDGIRYVIKNDVLSRTFIGLTMYSLFGMPFGMLMQAFVKSVVKYDILGYSLIMGMMGVGAFIGANVVASINSKRLITLREDFLLLIIGLSILAASFQPKLVPISAFIVGACQSSFFNITNSRTQLLSPSDMKGRTISLYSFINTGGSPTGTFVLGLLGNVLGVKNVYILSGIILLFFSFIRLINLVNSTKSRTTTF, encoded by the coding sequence ATGAATCCTTATAGGGCTTTAAGGAACAAGTACTATCGAAATTTCTGGGTTGTACAGAGTATTTCACTTATAGGAACGTGGATAGATACAACATTACGAGGTTGGGTAGCCGTCAACATGTTTGCCGAGAATAAAGCATCTGGATTTATTGGTTTGATTGCCTTTCTAAAGGGCTTCCCTTCAGTCTTTTTTTCGCCTGTCGCTGGTGTTCTAATTGATTGGTTCGGACCTAAGAATATTCTTCTTTACAGTCAAGTTATCGATGCTGTAAATGCTTTTATAATGGCATATTTAGTATGGAAGGGGTTGTTAAGTCCGTATGTGTTGCTTGCTTTAAGTCTTGCAATGGGAATAACAAGTAAATTTTATTTGCCGTCTCGAAATACGTTCATATCTAACATTGTTCCGAAAGAACTATTACCAAACGCTCTTGCTCTGCATTCTATGATCTTTAATGTGGCGAGAATGATTGGACCCACGATTGCTGGATTCATAGTTAAGTCTTATGGTTTACAGGTTGGCTTTATCGTAAATGCAATCTCATTCGTGCCACTTATCGTGGTTCTTTTCTTTATTCCTGATAACTATTCTTCATCTTCGAATGTGTCGTTTAAAAGATTTTTCCTTGATTTGCGTGATGGAATACGTTACGTGATTAAGAATGATGTACTTTCAAGAACATTCATAGGTTTAACGATGTATTCCTTATTCGGTATGCCATTTGGAATGTTGATGCAAGCATTTGTAAAGAGCGTTGTTAAGTATGATATCCTCGGATACAGTCTTATAATGGGGATGATGGGTGTTGGAGCATTCATCGGTGCAAATGTCGTGGCGAGCATCAATTCTAAGAGGCTTATCACTTTAAGGGAAGATTTTCTGCTGCTCATAATTGGACTGAGCATCCTTGCAGCATCTTTTCAACCAAAACTCGTTCCTATCTCTGCATTTATCGTTGGAGCATGTCAGTCTTCGTTTTTCAATATCACGAATAGTAGAACTCAACTTCTTTCTCCATCAGATATGAAAGGAAGAACAATCTCTCTTTATTCCTTTATAAACACGGGTGGCTCACCAACAGGAACGTTCGTTTTGGGATTACTCGGTAACGTACTTGGAGTGAAGAACGTCTACATCCTTTCTGGTATTATCCTCCTGTTTTTCTCATTTATTAGACTAATTAATCTGGTCAACTCCACAAAAAGTCGAACAACTACGTTTTAG
- the lysA gene encoding diaminopimelate decarboxylase: MELLERTEIKELISKIGKTYGTPLYVYFEEVIRKRARLVKSVFEGVNLLPTFACKSNNNPNLIRILYEEGFGTDIVTVGEYYASKKAGIPDEMIVWNGNGKSREDMNVLSNIRYVNIDSFEEYEQWMAFKRQYESVPEFFLRVNPNVDAKTHPHISTGLKKNKFGINIDDVSRILEKPNHNIVGLHTHIGSQITSIEPFEEAISQVVELSKRYNLRKINIGGGWGINYNGSELDIFEYKKRLIPLLKDFEKVIMEIGRYIIAPAGILLLQVEYVKRTQEKTFVVVNGGMNALIRPTLYDAFHKIMVLNPTNEKNVVDIVGPLCESGDVIAVQREIEIPEVGSLLLVENAGAYGYSMSSNYNSTLKPAEVLITSNGEAKLIRRRETYDDLFRTIV, translated from the coding sequence ATGGAACTATTAGAAAGAACAGAAATAAAGGAACTGATTAGCAAAATTGGAAAAACGTATGGAACCCCACTTTACGTGTATTTTGAAGAAGTGATTAGGAAGAGAGCAAGACTGGTAAAGAGTGTTTTCGAGGGTGTAAATCTCTTGCCGACTTTTGCATGCAAGTCAAACAACAATCCGAATTTGATCAGAATACTGTATGAAGAAGGATTCGGAACTGATATAGTAACCGTCGGTGAATATTATGCTTCGAAAAAGGCTGGTATACCAGATGAAATGATCGTTTGGAACGGGAACGGAAAGTCAAGAGAGGATATGAACGTGCTTTCTAACATTCGATATGTTAATATAGACTCGTTCGAAGAATACGAACAGTGGATGGCGTTCAAAAGGCAATACGAAAGTGTACCGGAGTTTTTCTTGAGAGTGAATCCAAACGTTGATGCGAAAACGCATCCTCATATCTCAACTGGTCTGAAAAAGAATAAATTTGGAATAAATATCGATGATGTGAGCAGAATTCTCGAAAAACCAAACCACAACATCGTAGGTCTGCACACACATATCGGCTCACAGATAACATCAATAGAACCATTTGAAGAGGCAATCTCCCAAGTGGTTGAACTTTCAAAAAGGTACAATTTGCGCAAGATAAACATTGGTGGTGGATGGGGAATTAATTACAATGGCTCTGAATTAGATATTTTTGAATACAAAAAGAGACTTATCCCACTTCTAAAGGATTTTGAGAAAGTGATAATGGAAATTGGAAGATACATTATCGCACCCGCTGGTATTCTTCTGCTTCAAGTAGAGTATGTGAAGAGAACACAAGAAAAGACATTTGTTGTCGTAAACGGCGGTATGAATGCGTTGATTAGACCAACACTCTATGATGCATTCCATAAAATCATGGTTTTAAATCCGACTAACGAGAAAAATGTAGTAGACATCGTGGGACCGCTTTGTGAGTCAGGAGATGTCATAGCTGTGCAAAGGGAAATAGAAATACCAGAAGTTGGAAGTTTACTGTTAGTAGAAAATGCTGGAGCGTATGGTTACTCGATGTCAAGTAACTATAACTCAACTTTGAAACCCGCAGAGGTACTGATCACTTCAAATGGTGAAGCAAAGCTCATAAGAAGAAGAGAGACGTATGATGACCTATTCAGGACAATCGTATAG